The window AAAGCGAACTATTCGGTCATAAAAAGGGAGCCTTCACAGGAGCCATTCAGGATCGGTGACAACCGAGTCATTCACGTAAAGGTTCGTGTGATTGCGGCAACCAACCAAAATCTTGAGAAAATGGTCTCAACAGGACAATTTCGTGAGGATCTTTACCACCGACTCAATGTTGTGAGAATAGCTACAACCTTACTAAGGGGACGGATGGAGGATATTCCAGATCTTGCTCAGCTTTTCGTTCTTCAGATTGGCGGACCCAACTTCAAAATAAGTGACCGGGCTCAATACGCACTCAAGAATTATGATTGGCCAGGAAACATTCGTGAACTCCGAAATGCCATTGAGAGATCTGTCATTTCTGCTCGTCAAAGGAAATCATTTGAGATTGGCTTTGACGATATCACCATTCACCAAATGATGAAGGGCCCCGCTTATGAGCTTCGTAAGATTGAAGCTTCACTTCCGGCTAAAGTGTCCGATCTCACTCCCCAGAATTATCGCGATTTTGTGGAGGCCGCCGAAAGGGCATATTTTCAGTCAGCACTGGCGGCGGTTGGAGGCAATGCCGAAGACCTCGCACATCGTATTGATCTTGGCCGTAGTACCACCTTTAAAAAGATTAGGAATTTGGGATGCAAAGAAAAATCACTTTCTCGAAGAAACTGACGAGGATATTGAGCATTTTGATTTTGGCACATATTTCGTTTAACGCACAAGGAGTATCGAAAATGGTGACGGCAGAAGATGTAATCAAGAGGTTTGGCTTAAAACCCTTGCCCGGAGAGGGAGGATTCTACGCCGAAAGCCACCGAGATGAGCTTTTGGTGTACCCAGGGGATGGATATTCCCAAAGCCCCATCGCCAGTACCGCCATCTATTATTTGGTCACTCCAGATAGCTTTTCGGCCCTTCATCGGCTTCCTAAAACCGAGATATTTCACTTTTACGGTGGTGACCCAGT of the Bdellovibrionales bacterium genome contains:
- a CDS encoding cupin domain-containing protein — its product is MVTAEDVIKRFGLKPLPGEGGFYAESHRDELLVYPGDGYSQSPIASTAIYYLVTPDSFSALHRLPKTEIFHFYGGDPVDMVQITEEGKIDHIILGSDFKVGIRFKLLSRKVFGSQRN
- a CDS encoding sigma-54-dependent Fis family transcriptional regulator, encoding MKTSLKANYSVIKREPSQEPFRIGDNRVIHVKVRVIAATNQNLEKMVSTGQFREDLYHRLNVVRIATTLLRGRMEDIPDLAQLFVLQIGGPNFKISDRAQYALKNYDWPGNIRELRNAIERSVISARQRKSFEIGFDDITIHQMMKGPAYELRKIEASLPAKVSDLTPQNYRDFVEAAERAYFQSALAAVGGNAEDLAHRIDLGRSTTFKKIRNLGCKEKSLSRRN